In one window of Flavobacterium ginsengisoli DNA:
- a CDS encoding succinate dehydrogenase/fumarate reductase iron-sulfur subunit: protein MKLTLKIWRQKNAQDKGGIVEYPIDGIEPDMSFLEMLDVLNEDLINKGDEPVAFDHDCREGICGMCSLFINGEAHGPDRGVTTCQLHMRMFKDGDTIFIEPFRAKAFPVIKDLVVDRSSFDRIQHAGGFISVNTSGNTIDANTIPVPKDDADKSFDAAACIGCGACVATCKNSSAMLFVSAKVSQYALLPQGKVEATDRVLHMVHQMDLEGFGNCTNTGACEIECPKGISLENIARMNREYLAASLKG from the coding sequence ATGAAACTTACATTAAAAATATGGCGTCAAAAAAACGCTCAAGATAAAGGAGGGATTGTAGAATATCCTATCGATGGAATCGAACCAGACATGTCTTTCCTTGAAATGCTAGATGTTCTTAACGAAGATCTAATCAACAAAGGAGATGAGCCAGTAGCATTTGACCACGATTGTCGTGAGGGAATCTGCGGAATGTGTTCTTTATTCATCAACGGTGAAGCGCACGGACCAGATAGAGGAGTTACAACTTGTCAGTTACACATGCGTATGTTTAAAGATGGCGATACAATTTTTATCGAGCCATTTAGAGCAAAAGCTTTCCCAGTAATTAAAGATTTAGTTGTTGATAGAAGTTCTTTTGACAGAATTCAACACGCAGGAGGATTTATCTCTGTAAATACTTCAGGAAATACAATCGACGCGAATACTATTCCAGTTCCAAAAGACGATGCAGATAAATCATTTGATGCTGCTGCTTGTATTGGTTGTGGAGCTTGTGTTGCAACTTGTAAAAACTCTTCAGCAATGTTATTCGTTTCTGCAAAAGTTTCTCAATATGCATTATTGCCGCAAGGTAAAGTTGAAGCAACAGATCGTGTTTTACACATGGTTCACCAAATGGATTTAGAAGGTTTCGGTAACTGTACAAATACAGGAGCTTGTGAAATCGAATGTCCAAAAGGAATCTCGCTTGAAAATATTGCACGTATGAACCGTGAATATTTAGCGGCAAGTTTAAAAGGATAA